A genomic segment from Streptosporangium roseum DSM 43021 encodes:
- a CDS encoding NCS2 family permease, translating into MSDTKTSQISALDRFFHISDRGSSVGREVRGGLATFFTMAYIVVLNPLIIATAKDAEGQFIGDGLVPNVPLVAAGTALVAGLLSILMGVIGKVPFAMAAGLGLNAFVTFGIASQMSWESAMGLVFLEGVIIAILVLTGFRTAVFNAIPPQLKTAISVGIGLFIALIGFVDAGFVRKAPAVPLELGIGGNLTSWPIFVFVVGVLTIALLVARKVKGAILIGIVATTVLAVIVEAVAKVGGSGTPDSPNPAGWRLVVPEMPKEIFGFSNPFVLFKEFDPFGAFGSVSVILALLLVFTLLITDFFDTMGTVVGVGGQARLVKEDGSMDRTREILLVDSIGAAVGGAASVSSNTTYVESAAGVGEGARTGLASVVTGVLFLLAIFVSPLVAVVPYEAAAPALVIVGFLMMTAIRDIDFTDYEIAIPAFLTIVLMPFSYSIANGIGAGFISFVLIKVVKGKAREVHALMWVVAALFVVYFALGPIKTLLDLG; encoded by the coding sequence GTGAGTGACACCAAAACCTCCCAAATAAGCGCACTTGACCGTTTCTTTCACATCTCTGACCGTGGTTCGTCGGTCGGCAGGGAAGTCCGCGGCGGTCTCGCCACCTTCTTCACGATGGCCTACATCGTCGTGCTCAACCCTCTGATCATCGCCACCGCCAAGGACGCGGAGGGCCAGTTCATCGGTGACGGGCTCGTCCCCAACGTGCCGCTGGTCGCGGCCGGCACCGCGCTGGTCGCCGGTCTGCTGAGCATCCTGATGGGCGTCATCGGCAAGGTGCCGTTCGCGATGGCCGCCGGCCTGGGCCTCAACGCCTTCGTCACCTTCGGCATCGCCTCGCAGATGTCGTGGGAGTCGGCCATGGGCCTGGTCTTCCTGGAGGGCGTGATCATCGCGATCCTGGTGCTGACCGGGTTCCGAACGGCCGTTTTCAACGCCATCCCGCCCCAGCTGAAGACCGCGATCAGCGTCGGCATCGGCCTGTTCATCGCCCTGATCGGCTTCGTGGACGCCGGCTTCGTCCGCAAGGCGCCCGCCGTACCGCTGGAGCTCGGCATCGGCGGCAACCTGACGAGCTGGCCGATCTTCGTGTTCGTGGTCGGCGTGCTGACGATCGCCCTGCTGGTGGCCCGGAAGGTGAAGGGCGCCATCCTGATCGGCATCGTCGCGACCACGGTCCTCGCCGTCATCGTCGAGGCCGTCGCCAAGGTCGGCGGCTCGGGGACGCCCGACAGCCCGAACCCGGCGGGCTGGCGGCTCGTCGTGCCGGAGATGCCCAAGGAGATCTTCGGGTTCAGCAACCCGTTCGTGCTGTTCAAGGAGTTCGACCCGTTCGGCGCCTTCGGCTCCGTCTCGGTCATCCTGGCCCTGCTGCTCGTCTTCACCCTGCTGATCACCGACTTCTTCGACACCATGGGCACGGTCGTGGGCGTCGGCGGCCAGGCCAGGCTGGTCAAGGAGGACGGCTCGATGGACAGGACCCGCGAGATCCTGCTCGTCGACTCCATCGGTGCGGCGGTCGGCGGCGCGGCCTCGGTCTCCTCCAACACGACCTACGTCGAGTCGGCGGCGGGCGTCGGGGAGGGCGCGCGCACCGGTCTGGCCAGCGTGGTCACCGGTGTGCTCTTCCTGCTGGCCATCTTCGTCTCGCCGCTGGTCGCCGTCGTCCCCTACGAGGCCGCCGCCCCCGCGCTGGTCATCGTCGGCTTCCTGATGATGACCGCGATCCGCGACATCGACTTCACCGACTACGAGATCGCCATCCCGGCGTTCCTCACGATCGTGCTCATGCCGTTCAGCTACTCCATCGCCAACGGCATCGGCGCCGGGTTCATCAGCTTCGTGCTGATCAAGGTGGTCAAGGGCAAGGCCCGCGAGGTCCACGCCCTGATGTGGGTGGTCGCGGCCCTGTTCGTCGTCTACTTCGCCCTCGGCCCGATCAAGACCCTGCTCGACCTCGGCTGA
- a CDS encoding ArsR/SmtB family transcription factor: MEQRLAALERRVERLETAPATRPKEQAAGRSTGNAPLQLLDRLREHIGGADNGGQAPGPLEATGAIAYAGAVGHDGREYLWTKQRPVRDLIGAEQSGTATMLECLGSPARLALLTALIGTSRTRTQLQEALGETTSTGHLYHHLRGLQAAGLLIQPRRGEYELAAHALVPLLTIIAAALDLSARGDQAAWEAGE, encoded by the coding sequence ATGGAGCAGCGGCTCGCCGCCTTGGAGCGGCGGGTCGAACGACTGGAGACGGCGCCGGCCACCCGGCCGAAAGAGCAGGCGGCCGGAAGATCGACCGGCAACGCGCCCCTGCAGTTGCTCGACCGGCTACGCGAGCACATCGGCGGTGCCGACAACGGCGGACAGGCTCCCGGCCCGTTGGAGGCGACCGGCGCGATCGCTTACGCGGGAGCCGTCGGTCACGACGGTCGCGAGTATCTGTGGACCAAACAGCGGCCTGTTCGCGATCTCATCGGCGCGGAGCAATCGGGTACCGCCACCATGCTGGAGTGCCTCGGAAGTCCGGCACGCCTGGCGTTGCTCACCGCGTTGATCGGAACGTCACGCACCCGCACGCAGCTCCAGGAGGCCCTAGGTGAGACGACTTCCACCGGACATCTCTACCACCACCTGCGCGGGCTACAGGCAGCAGGCCTGCTCATCCAGCCTCGGCGCGGCGAGTACGAGCTCGCCGCCCATGCTCTGGTCCCGCTGCTCACTATCATCGCGGCCGCCCTGGATCTGAGCGCCAGAGGCGACCAGGCAGCCTGGGAGGCCGGGGAATGA
- a CDS encoding ArsR/SmtB family transcription factor — protein sequence MDEALRAVADPTRRAILVLVREGEVSAGDIARHFPGISRPAVSQHLRILLSAGLLDVRRAGNRRFYRVRREGLAEAARFFESMWSVPLNRLKQLAEEEERTSEDVGGPL from the coding sequence ATGGACGAGGCGTTGCGGGCAGTCGCCGATCCGACGCGTCGCGCGATCCTTGTCCTGGTGCGGGAGGGGGAGGTGTCGGCTGGTGACATTGCCCGCCATTTCCCAGGCATCAGCCGGCCTGCGGTCTCCCAGCACCTGCGGATACTGCTCTCGGCCGGCCTGCTCGACGTCCGCAGGGCGGGCAACCGCCGGTTCTACCGGGTGCGCCGTGAAGGGCTGGCCGAGGCGGCGAGGTTCTTCGAGTCGATGTGGTCGGTGCCGCTCAACCGCCTCAAGCAGCTCGCCGAAGAGGAAGAACGCACATCCGAGGACGTGGGGGGACCACTGTGA
- a CDS encoding DUF3027 domain-containing protein yields MSRTRSRTAPLDPACVAAVDLARSAIEETVGPDQVGEHLGVEGEGERVVTHYFACLDHAYRGWRWAVTVARASRARNVTVSEVVLLPGAGALLPPEWVPWSERLRPGDLGVGDLLPTAADDDRLAPGFTETADDSERQMIFEYGLGRARVLSPIGRDRAVRRWHSGESGPHTPLAHAAPAQCSTCGFYWPLAGALGTGFGVCTNEYAPDDGRVVAADHGCGAHSEAAVLPHQVEPTSPILDDLAYDHLPEDSPEADLAGSADLAGSVEDTDTEPLGHS; encoded by the coding sequence GTGAGCCGTACTCGATCCCGCACAGCGCCCCTCGACCCGGCATGCGTCGCCGCCGTCGACCTGGCCCGCTCCGCCATCGAGGAGACCGTCGGGCCCGACCAGGTGGGCGAGCACCTCGGAGTCGAGGGTGAGGGCGAGCGCGTCGTCACCCATTACTTCGCCTGCCTCGACCACGCCTACCGGGGCTGGCGCTGGGCCGTCACCGTCGCCCGGGCCTCCCGCGCGCGCAACGTGACGGTCAGCGAGGTCGTGCTCCTGCCCGGCGCCGGCGCGCTGCTGCCCCCGGAGTGGGTGCCGTGGAGCGAGCGGCTCCGTCCCGGCGACCTCGGGGTGGGCGACCTGCTGCCCACCGCCGCCGACGACGACCGGCTGGCCCCGGGCTTCACCGAGACCGCCGACGACTCCGAGCGCCAAATGATCTTCGAGTACGGCCTCGGCCGGGCCCGGGTGCTCTCCCCGATCGGCCGCGACCGCGCCGTGCGGCGCTGGCACTCCGGCGAGTCCGGCCCGCACACCCCGCTCGCGCACGCCGCCCCCGCGCAGTGTTCGACCTGTGGCTTCTACTGGCCGCTGGCCGGCGCGCTGGGGACCGGCTTCGGTGTCTGCACCAACGAGTACGCCCCCGACGACGGCCGCGTGGTCGCCGCCGACCACGGCTGCGGCGCGCACTCCGAGGCGGCCGTGCTGCCGCACCAGGTCGAGCCGACCTCGCCGATCCTCGACGACCTCGCCTACGACCACCTCCCCGAGGACTCCCCGGAGGCGGACCTGGCCGGTTCCGCTGACCTGGCCGGTTCCGTGGAGGACACCGACACCGAGCCACTGGGTCATTCCTGA
- a CDS encoding DUF1579 family protein, producing MAHNPIALIENKRLDALVGRWRSHGQMMSTDPSDPAIEIAGSDTYEWLTGGFFLLHRVDVRVGDDQVEVVEMIGPYDPATGTYPMRSFDNHGAFVTMQASVADDGVWTFTGDTERATLVIADDRATMSATWERTDDTTTWHPWMTMSFTRLS from the coding sequence ATGGCCCACAACCCGATAGCCCTGATCGAGAACAAGCGCCTCGACGCTCTGGTCGGCCGCTGGCGTTCCCACGGGCAGATGATGTCAACCGATCCGTCCGACCCGGCGATCGAGATCGCCGGGTCGGACACCTACGAGTGGCTGACCGGCGGCTTCTTCCTCCTCCACCGGGTCGACGTGCGCGTCGGCGATGATCAGGTCGAGGTCGTCGAGATGATCGGTCCTTACGATCCGGCCACGGGCACCTATCCCATGCGCTCCTTCGACAACCACGGCGCCTTCGTCACCATGCAGGCGAGCGTCGCCGACGACGGCGTGTGGACCTTCACCGGCGACACCGAACGCGCCACCCTCGTGATCGCCGACGACCGCGCCACCATGTCCGCGACCTGGGAACGCACCGACGACACCACCACCTGGCACCCCTGGATGACCATGTCCTTCACCCGGCTCTCCTAG
- a CDS encoding DUF2530 domain-containing protein, which produces MNQPRRPELRPLKTNDTATILAGTGLWAIALLVLLIAQPDAGHRWWIWTCVSGICGGLFGLWFVRRRDRRGPAPASEESVEPATAIPPVSPTPPAP; this is translated from the coding sequence GTGAACCAGCCTCGCCGTCCGGAGCTCCGGCCGTTGAAGACCAACGACACGGCCACGATCCTCGCGGGCACGGGCCTGTGGGCGATCGCCCTGCTCGTGCTCCTGATCGCGCAACCGGATGCCGGGCACCGCTGGTGGATCTGGACCTGCGTGTCGGGCATCTGCGGCGGCCTGTTCGGACTGTGGTTCGTCCGGCGCCGCGACCGCCGGGGCCCGGCGCCCGCCTCCGAGGAGTCGGTCGAGCCCGCGACGGCGATCCCGCCCGTCTCCCCCACCCCGCCGGCCCCCTGA
- a CDS encoding sacsin N-terminal ATP-binding-like domain-containing protein has protein sequence MTDIFGTDRLRSAVLAAWTASPARFREDANAEEDFALGGYRDRLIVELAQNAADAALRAGVPGRLRLSLREGVLSAANTGAPVDAAGIEGLSTLRVSGKRDESGMAGRFGVGFAAVVSVTDEPVIGSLGSGVVRWSRDQTTALVAAEPALARELTDRDRHVPLLRLPFPAGPVEVPGGFDTLVRLPLRDRAAEDAVRRMLEETGPALLLGLPALESIEIDVDGEVRTVLPDGWKVVSASGRFAPEQVAELFADRPTEERARPHWLVRWAVPVGGSADGTSGGALGGPRDGSPGGPDGGEPRPLPARVPPVVHAPTPSDEPLDLPALLIASFPMATDRRHVAMGPLTDFLVERAAEAYLELLGGLPRTPKLLDLVPGLMGKGELDAHVRRAILRRLPDTPLLPALSPPADAGGPPTGAGDPPAAGADLVVAGRQASVVAAPAELLEKIAGMVPGLLPAGWPSRHPAVNALGVKRVELADVVDMLSGDAVKDRDPAWWRSLYEVLPADDPEALGALPVPLADGRLVRGPRGTLLLSDGSTLDPAVLAPLGLRVVHPDAAHRLLLRLGAGEATPRTVLEDPLTRAAVAQSLDSPEAEPVAQAVLALVEAAGLTTGEAPWLSELALRGADGELYPAGELLLADGSLAGLLDQETHFGTAAPELVERYGPRVLAAAGVLDGFAVVNDADVMIDPDECDHDLDREDEWLEAVLDLLPEMDVPPVAREFSAIRDLEYVADWPSALALLSRPPLRSVLHPLRVLVAGEVVEVPSYTAWWLSTHPVLGGRRPTELRLPAGDPLLFGLYGDAPSGIDEAALAMIGVRSTLPDLLASHGGPDELLELLADPSIEVDRAQLRALWVALAAVAPARVAPPRAVRAVLDGQIVVADAEDGHLLSGGAEGEAGEPVVVEAPDLLPLVAGRPLILAPFDLAEALSELLDLPLAGEEAAGEVTSTGTVREVLPAVRSLLPGAPATYVEHDKLLVDGVPAAWRFFEGTVHAAGVEGLARGLAWASGQWGDRLAAAALLRDPAAVPLLLAESDLDSWTASTG, from the coding sequence GTGACTGACATTTTCGGCACCGACCGACTGCGCTCCGCCGTGCTGGCGGCCTGGACGGCCTCACCCGCGCGTTTCCGTGAGGACGCCAACGCCGAGGAGGACTTCGCGCTCGGCGGCTACCGCGACCGGCTGATCGTCGAGCTCGCCCAGAACGCCGCCGACGCCGCGCTCCGCGCGGGGGTGCCCGGACGGCTCCGCCTGTCGCTGCGCGAGGGGGTGCTGTCGGCCGCCAACACCGGCGCCCCGGTGGACGCGGCCGGGATCGAGGGCCTGTCCACGCTCCGTGTCTCCGGCAAGCGCGACGAGTCCGGCATGGCCGGCCGGTTCGGCGTCGGCTTCGCGGCCGTGGTGTCGGTCACCGACGAGCCGGTGATCGGCTCGCTCGGGTCCGGGGTCGTCCGCTGGTCGCGCGACCAGACCACGGCCCTGGTGGCGGCCGAGCCCGCGCTCGCCCGGGAGCTCACCGACCGCGACCGGCACGTGCCGCTGCTGCGCCTGCCGTTCCCCGCGGGCCCGGTGGAGGTTCCCGGCGGGTTCGACACGCTCGTACGGCTGCCGCTGCGTGACAGGGCGGCCGAGGACGCGGTCCGGCGGATGCTGGAGGAGACCGGCCCCGCGCTGCTGCTCGGCCTGCCCGCCCTGGAGTCGATCGAGATCGATGTGGACGGCGAGGTCCGGACGGTCCTGCCGGACGGCTGGAAGGTGGTGTCGGCCTCCGGGCGGTTCGCGCCGGAGCAGGTGGCCGAGCTGTTCGCCGACCGGCCCACCGAGGAGCGGGCCCGGCCCCACTGGCTGGTCCGCTGGGCCGTCCCCGTCGGTGGATCCGCCGACGGGACCTCGGGCGGTGCCCTGGGTGGTCCGCGGGACGGCTCGCCGGGCGGCCCGGACGGGGGCGAGCCCCGGCCGCTGCCCGCGCGGGTGCCGCCCGTGGTGCACGCGCCGACGCCGAGCGACGAACCGCTGGACCTGCCCGCGCTGCTGATCGCCTCGTTCCCGATGGCCACCGACCGGCGGCACGTGGCCATGGGCCCGCTGACCGACTTCCTGGTCGAGCGTGCCGCCGAGGCCTATCTCGAACTGCTCGGCGGGCTGCCCCGCACGCCCAAGCTGCTCGATCTCGTCCCCGGCCTGATGGGCAAGGGCGAGCTCGACGCCCATGTCCGCCGGGCGATCCTGCGCAGGCTCCCCGACACCCCGCTCCTGCCCGCTCTCTCCCCGCCCGCCGACGCCGGGGGCCCGCCCACCGGCGCGGGTGACCCGCCCGCCGCCGGCGCCGACCTGGTGGTGGCGGGCCGGCAGGCGTCCGTGGTCGCGGCCCCGGCCGAGCTGCTGGAGAAGATCGCCGGCATGGTGCCCGGCCTGCTGCCCGCCGGGTGGCCGTCCCGGCACCCCGCCGTCAACGCGCTCGGCGTGAAGCGGGTGGAGCTCGCCGACGTCGTGGACATGCTCTCCGGCGACGCCGTCAAGGACAGGGACCCGGCCTGGTGGCGGTCGCTGTACGAGGTGCTGCCCGCCGACGACCCCGAGGCGCTCGGCGCGCTGCCGGTGCCGCTGGCCGACGGCCGCCTGGTCCGTGGGCCGCGCGGCACGCTGCTGCTGAGCGACGGCTCCACCCTGGACCCGGCTGTGCTCGCCCCGCTCGGGCTGCGCGTCGTCCACCCGGACGCCGCCCACCGGCTGCTGCTGCGGCTCGGCGCGGGCGAGGCGACGCCCCGGACGGTCCTGGAGGACCCGCTGACCCGTGCCGCGGTCGCGCAGTCCCTGGACAGCCCCGAAGCGGAGCCGGTGGCTCAGGCCGTCCTCGCGCTGGTGGAGGCCGCCGGGCTGACCACGGGGGAGGCTCCGTGGCTGTCGGAGCTGGCGCTGCGCGGTGCCGACGGCGAGCTGTACCCTGCCGGTGAGCTGCTCCTGGCCGACGGTTCGCTGGCCGGGCTGCTGGACCAGGAGACGCACTTCGGCACCGCCGCGCCCGAGCTGGTGGAGCGGTACGGTCCCCGGGTGCTGGCCGCGGCCGGAGTGCTCGACGGCTTCGCGGTGGTGAACGACGCCGACGTCATGATCGACCCGGACGAGTGCGACCACGATCTCGACCGTGAGGACGAGTGGCTGGAGGCGGTTCTCGACCTGCTGCCGGAGATGGACGTGCCGCCGGTCGCCAGGGAGTTCTCCGCCATCCGCGACCTGGAGTACGTCGCGGACTGGCCCTCGGCCCTCGCCCTGCTGTCGCGCCCGCCGCTCCGCTCGGTCCTGCACCCCCTGCGGGTCCTGGTCGCGGGCGAGGTCGTGGAGGTGCCCTCCTACACCGCCTGGTGGCTGTCCACCCACCCGGTGCTGGGCGGCAGGCGCCCCACCGAGCTGCGGCTCCCGGCCGGTGACCCCCTGCTGTTCGGCCTGTACGGCGACGCCCCCTCGGGCATCGACGAGGCCGCGCTGGCGATGATCGGCGTCCGGAGCACGCTGCCCGACCTCCTCGCCTCGCACGGCGGTCCCGACGAGCTCCTGGAGCTGCTGGCCGACCCCTCGATCGAGGTGGACCGCGCCCAGCTCCGGGCCCTGTGGGTGGCTCTGGCCGCCGTCGCCCCCGCCCGGGTGGCGCCTCCTCGCGCGGTCCGCGCCGTCCTCGACGGTCAGATCGTCGTCGCCGACGCCGAGGACGGCCACCTGCTGTCCGGTGGGGCCGAGGGCGAGGCGGGCGAGCCGGTCGTGGTCGAAGCGCCGGACCTGCTCCCGCTGGTCGCGGGCCGGCCGCTGATCCTGGCCCCGTTCGACCTGGCCGAGGCGCTGTCGGAGCTGCTCGACCTGCCGCTGGCGGGGGAGGAGGCGGCCGGTGAGGTGACCTCCACGGGCACGGTCCGCGAGGTCCTGCCCGCCGTGCGGTCACTGCTGCCGGGCGCGCCCGCGACCTATGTGGAGCACGACAAGCTGCTCGTGGACGGCGTCCCCGCCGCCTGGCGGTTCTTCGAGGGCACGGTGCACGCCGCGGGCGTGGAGGGTCTGGCCCGCGGGCTCGCGTGGGCGTCGGGCCAGTGGGGTGACCGGCTGGCGGCCGCGGCACTGCTGCGCGACCCGGCCGCGGTGCCGCTGCTGCTCGCCGAGTCCGACCTGGACAGCTGGACCGCCTCGACCGGCTAG
- a CDS encoding retropepsin-like aspartic protease, which produces MSWTSLRWHAQGAPARAAWRAWARGDIDDAERLAAHAGHRQHAHLRFLTSYVRGNYEQALTHYEAIRRLYPAYTELDEPAAHALLHLDRPAEAYAHVQRRRRKRPLPPDLVSRMDHPLGVEIDHATVLPFADHALAPYLPAVDATLDGHPVRTHIDTGGTFLVMGTRRADALGIRLISSGKNHHGTTRTDLYTGMARELTLGDVVLTNVPVEAMPTLRDDQDLVIIGTNVLQRFLTTVDYPRRRLLLSRRRDPRQAADHLALLDGRPEVARVPFYLWADHYMFARGGFGTRQDLNFFIDSGLVYVGQEDGSPPRQACLYTTARRYRSWGVHRARAARPHFSVDEPIRLGPLRQDDQFVATTPARRVPWASFGGVRIDGLLSHSFLDKYAWTLDFDRHEYTFR; this is translated from the coding sequence ATGAGCTGGACCTCCCTCCGGTGGCACGCACAAGGAGCGCCCGCCCGCGCCGCGTGGCGGGCTTGGGCGCGTGGGGACATCGACGACGCCGAGCGCCTGGCCGCGCATGCCGGTCACCGGCAGCACGCGCACCTCCGGTTCCTGACCAGCTACGTGCGCGGAAACTACGAGCAGGCGCTGACCCACTACGAGGCCATTCGCCGCCTGTATCCGGCCTACACGGAACTGGATGAACCCGCCGCGCATGCTCTGCTGCATCTGGACCGGCCGGCTGAGGCCTACGCGCACGTACAGCGGCGCCGGAGGAAACGACCGCTGCCCCCCGACCTCGTGTCGCGGATGGATCACCCGCTGGGCGTCGAGATCGACCACGCGACCGTCCTTCCCTTCGCCGATCACGCGCTGGCGCCCTACCTGCCCGCCGTGGACGCCACGCTCGACGGCCACCCTGTGCGCACCCACATCGACACCGGCGGCACGTTCCTCGTCATGGGAACCAGGCGCGCCGACGCACTGGGCATCCGGCTGATCTCCAGCGGAAAGAATCATCACGGTACGACCCGCACCGACCTCTACACCGGGATGGCCAGGGAACTGACGCTCGGCGACGTCGTCTTGACCAACGTGCCGGTGGAGGCCATGCCGACGCTACGCGACGACCAGGACCTCGTCATCATCGGCACCAACGTCCTGCAGCGGTTTCTCACCACCGTCGACTACCCCCGCCGGCGCCTGCTCCTGTCACGACGCCGCGACCCACGGCAGGCGGCCGACCATCTTGCGCTTCTCGACGGCCGGCCGGAGGTCGCCCGGGTCCCCTTCTACCTGTGGGCAGACCACTACATGTTCGCCCGTGGAGGCTTCGGCACCCGGCAGGACCTCAACTTTTTCATCGACTCCGGACTGGTCTACGTCGGCCAGGAGGACGGCTCACCGCCCCGCCAGGCATGCCTGTACACGACCGCGCGGCGATACCGCTCCTGGGGTGTGCACCGGGCTCGCGCGGCCCGCCCGCACTTCAGCGTCGACGAACCGATCCGCCTGGGACCGCTCCGTCAGGACGACCAGTTCGTGGCCACGACGCCGGCCCGGCGTGTGCCCTGGGCGTCGTTCGGGGGCGTTCGCATCGACGGCCTGCTTTCCCACTCCTTCCTCGACAAGTACGCCTGGACCCTCGACTTCGACCGGCACGAATACACATTCCGATGA
- a CDS encoding SRPBCC family protein: MSTGSTIEQAVWIRARPETVWRHFIDPVRLARWWGEAEVDPRPGGALVVRMREGPRPIMRGQFVELVPYERIVFTFGWEATPGAPAIPPGASRVEITLIPENDGVKLTLRHSGLPFPLERETGKGWGHALRRLAEKAPSEPAA, encoded by the coding sequence GTGAGCACCGGCAGCACGATCGAGCAGGCGGTGTGGATCCGGGCCCGGCCGGAAACCGTCTGGCGCCACTTCATCGATCCGGTACGGCTGGCGCGATGGTGGGGCGAGGCCGAGGTGGATCCCCGTCCCGGGGGCGCACTCGTGGTGCGGATGCGGGAAGGCCCGCGTCCGATCATGCGCGGGCAGTTCGTGGAGCTTGTGCCGTACGAGCGAATCGTCTTCACCTTCGGCTGGGAGGCCACCCCCGGCGCGCCCGCCATCCCACCCGGCGCCTCCCGGGTAGAGATCACGCTCATCCCGGAGAATGACGGTGTGAAGCTGACCCTGCGGCACAGCGGCCTGCCGTTCCCCCTGGAGAGGGAGACCGGCAAAGGGTGGGGCCACGCGCTCCGCCGCCTGGCGGAGAAAGCGCCGTCCGAGCCGGCCGCGTGA
- a CDS encoding ATP-binding protein: MTKPSHLLARGSEWAALTEFVTHPDPHLRLGVLSGRRRVGKSYLLRALADSMDGLYVSAVAEEGTVTARRRFADDVARYAGVSSDLFRDDAGWESLLDSAISLTMRRRGASGLLVIDELPYWMSHSPELPGLIQLLYDRSQTGHGHEGGRVIVCGSAMSVMNNLLSGTKALRGRAAVDMRLQPFDLSTTAQHWGVDDPATALRLHATLGGSPGYRNLTSSRSPQSLQEFDAWVSATILNPGQALFSRSEAEYLLREDPQFTGSALHYAIINAVAGGATSPAKIGGLLERDRTSLGRPLEMLTSSGYLDHSTDPLWERRPVITVADPIIRFHNLITVPNRDLIETGGSVQAWRESQPTFVSRILGPHFEECSREWLRRHAAPSLRGGANTIASTVINDQGGRAKHEIDVIALDRRSDRTTVGLIGEAKATLVRRGPADLERLVRLREILRGQGHDVTSTRLAIFSLEGFHSDLVTIARRRGDVLLVDLPSLFGRTEPSVLPG; this comes from the coding sequence ATGACCAAACCATCTCATCTACTGGCTCGCGGCTCCGAATGGGCAGCGCTCACCGAGTTCGTGACGCATCCCGATCCACACCTGCGGCTGGGGGTCCTGTCAGGGCGACGGCGTGTCGGCAAGAGCTACCTCCTCCGTGCCCTGGCCGACTCGATGGACGGACTTTATGTCTCCGCGGTCGCCGAAGAAGGCACGGTGACCGCGCGGCGGCGGTTCGCCGACGATGTCGCGCGGTATGCGGGAGTCAGCTCCGACCTCTTCCGAGACGATGCCGGCTGGGAGTCTCTCCTGGACTCGGCGATCAGCCTGACCATGCGGCGACGCGGCGCTTCCGGTTTGCTGGTCATCGACGAACTGCCCTACTGGATGTCGCATTCCCCGGAGCTTCCCGGCCTGATCCAACTGCTCTATGACCGTTCACAGACCGGCCACGGCCACGAAGGCGGACGCGTAATCGTCTGTGGATCGGCCATGTCCGTGATGAACAACCTCCTGTCCGGCACGAAAGCACTGCGCGGCCGGGCTGCTGTCGACATGCGTCTCCAGCCGTTCGACCTGAGCACCACCGCACAGCACTGGGGTGTCGACGATCCCGCGACCGCTCTGCGACTGCACGCCACACTCGGCGGATCTCCCGGCTACCGCAACCTGACCTCTTCACGCTCGCCGCAGAGCCTCCAGGAGTTCGACGCCTGGGTCTCCGCCACGATTCTCAATCCCGGTCAGGCTCTCTTCTCCCGCAGTGAGGCGGAGTATCTGCTACGGGAAGACCCGCAGTTCACCGGAAGCGCCCTCCACTACGCGATCATCAATGCGGTCGCCGGCGGAGCCACCAGTCCAGCGAAAATCGGCGGCCTGCTGGAGCGTGATCGCACATCCCTGGGCCGCCCACTTGAGATGTTGACGAGTTCGGGCTATCTCGACCACTCGACAGATCCGCTCTGGGAGCGACGCCCGGTGATCACCGTCGCGGATCCCATCATCCGCTTCCATAATCTGATCACCGTTCCGAACCGGGATCTCATCGAGACGGGCGGCTCTGTCCAGGCATGGCGTGAATCTCAACCCACCTTCGTCTCTCGTATCCTGGGCCCCCATTTTGAGGAGTGCTCACGCGAGTGGCTCCGCCGTCACGCCGCCCCCTCCCTTCGCGGGGGAGCGAACACCATCGCCTCGACAGTGATCAACGATCAAGGCGGACGGGCCAAACATGAGATCGACGTCATCGCTCTGGACCGGAGGTCCGACCGCACCACAGTGGGTCTCATCGGGGAGGCGAAAGCCACTCTTGTACGGCGGGGCCCCGCAGACCTGGAACGGCTCGTACGACTGCGGGAGATCCTCCGCGGCCAGGGACATGACGTCACCTCCACCCGGCTGGCGATCTTCTCCCTGGAAGGGTTTCACTCCGACCTCGTGACGATCGCACGCCGCCGGGGAGACGTGCTCCTGGTGGACCTGCCCTCCCTCTTCGGAAGGACGGAACCGTCCGTCCTTCCGGGATGA